The Tubulanus polymorphus chromosome 6, tnTubPoly1.2, whole genome shotgun sequence genome includes a region encoding these proteins:
- the LOC141906915 gene encoding uncharacterized protein LOC141906915 yields the protein MMNEKEKCLFVGNVPDDTTEELLYELFLQAGPLEKVHIPIDRESGKKKRFAFVNFKHAASVPYAINILKGVKLFDNPLDLRTKSGASHSQLHSPGLGLLPHPNVGTGVIPPKAVREQQSNTNSKRGSVQNTNISIPARENGHQEKLRLLELPQQPIVQMMAPSGQPYSNSMTNRSLSCPGLPLNMLSAAPGFLIPNNFPAQFPPSYNGQPYSPQPVPNSFLDKLRVYDRIQPMPSRHGGNNESHRRNHGNHRGGNEQTPYSRHERSSSYSASSSRRSRDHRSARY from the exons atgatgaatgaaaaagagAAGTGTTTGTTTGTTGGCAATGTTCCGGACGATACTACTGAAGAACTTTTATACGAATTGTTTCTACAG gCAGGGCCATTAGAAAAAGTCCACATTCCTATCGACAGAGAAAGTGGCAAAAAAAAGCGATTCGCATTCGTCAATTTCAAACACGCGGCGTCCGTGCCATACGcgataaacattttaaaaggTGTTAAACTGTTCGACAATCCTCTCGATCTGCGAACGAAAAGTGGAGCATCCCACAGCCAGCTGCACAGTCCGGGTTTGGGATTGTTGCCTCATCCGAACGTCGGCACCGGTGTCATACCTCCTAAAGCCGTACGAGAACAGCAGTCGAATACGAACTCTAAACGAGGAAGTGTTCAAAATACGAACATTTCTATACCGGCGAGGGAAAACGGACATCAGGAAAAACTGAGGCTTCTCGAGCTACCACAACAACCGATCGTACAGATGATGGCGCCATCTGGGCAGCCGTATTCGAACTCGATGACGAATCGGTCTCTATCGTGCCCGGGATTACCGTTGAATATGTTATCTGCGGCTCCGGGTTTTCTGATTCCGAATAATTTCCCCGCGCAATTCCCGCCGTCGTACAACGGACAACCGTATTCTCCTCAACCGGTGCCGAATAGTTTCCTCGATAAACTACGCGTTTACGATCGAATTCAACCGATGCCGTCGAGACACGGCGGTAATAACGAGTCACATCGGCGTAATCACGGTAATCATCGCGGGGGTAACGAACAGACGCCGTATAGTCGACACGAGCGATCGTCCTCATATTCAGCGTCGTCGAGCAGACGTTCACGAGATCATCGCAGCGCACGatactga
- the LOC141906918 gene encoding uncharacterized protein LOC141906918 isoform X1 gives MDKSSSNTSFVQFQRCVLCRRNHNQGKKHVYSKHHQETLKRMLRKFEIKVNEALKTLDRPIIEDLCWGNGVKFWCYFCQEEFEVHLKMLTSTVRYGNLLEHLKSSGHVSSTDGFWGANKLHVTEKKIFILSEEEYESFQVAAMKAVQRYETAKYQSLQQDGAKIIETEQHQQSVIHTALHQQVAAAATAASAAESQNNIPNGRTEERLMTFSNPQPSCSNGVTSSSSFSLTAAVDDGISTEMRPNIDDYYEQAERNRSKKNDAKTCPRVDKPSFMPMLERVWNKNDGIKRKAFKNQIKRDIKNLKIPELKRTSVKQLAAETGVNLSTHLPIHNRRPYNHLT, from the exons ATGGATAAATCCAGCTCAAATACGAGTTTTGTGCAGTTCCAGCGATGCGTACTCTGTCGTAGGAATCACAATCAAGGCAAGAAGCACGTATACTCGAAACACCACCAGGAGACATTGAAAAGAATGctgagaaaatttgaaataaag GTAAATGAAGCATTGAAGACGCTGGACAGACCGATCATCGAGGATTTATGTTGGGGGAACGGCGTCAAGTTTTGGTGTTACTTTTGTCAGGAGGAATTTGAAGTTCATTTGAAGATGTTGACATCGACAGTGAGATACGGGAACCTACTGGAACATCTGAAGAG TTCAGGTCATGTTAGTTCTACTGATGGATTCTGGGGCGCTAATAAGCTGCATGTAAccgaaaaaaagattttcataCTATCTGAAGAAGAATATGAATC TTTTCAAGTAGCCGCTATGAAAGCTGTCCAGCGTTATGAAACAGCTAAATATCAAAGTTTACAACAG GATGGGGCTAAAATAATCGAAACAGAGCAGCATCAACAATCAGTGATTCATACAGCTCTACATCAACaggttgctgctgctgctactgctgcttcTGCTGCTGAG TCACAAAATAATATCCCGAATGGTCGAACGGAAGAAAGACTGATGACTTTTTCGAATCCACAG CCTTCTTGTTCGAATGGTGTCACGTCTTCATCTAGTTTTTCATTGACGGCAGCTGTAGATGATGGAATCTCAACTGAAATGCGTCCAAATATTGATGACTACTATGAGCAGG CTGAAAGAAACAGAAGTAAAAAGAATGATGCTAAAACCTGTCCTCGTGTCGATAAACCCTCATTTATGCCGATGTTAGAAAGGGTTTGGAATAAAAATGATGGCATCAAAAG GAAAGCCTTCAAGAATCAAATCAAGCGCGACATAAAGAACCTGAAGATTCCCGAATTAAAGCGAACATCAGTGAAACAATTAGCAGCAGAAACTGGTGTCAATCTATCAACACATTTACCTATTCATAACAGACGACCTTACAATCATCTGACGTag
- the LOC141906918 gene encoding uncharacterized protein LOC141906918 isoform X3: MLRKFEIKVNEALKTLDRPIIEDLCWGNGVKFWCYFCQEEFEVHLKMLTSTVRYGNLLEHLKSSGHVSSTDGFWGANKLHVTEKKIFILSEEEYESFQVAAMKAVQRYETAKYQSLQQDGAKIIETEQHQQSVIHTALHQQVAAAATAASAAESQNNIPNGRTEERLMTFSNPQPSCSNGVTSSSSFSLTAAVDDGISTEMRPNIDDYYEQAERNRSKKNDAKTCPRVDKPSFMPMLERVWNKNDGIKRKAFKNQIKRDIKNLKIPELKRTSVKQLAAETGVNLSTHLPIHNRRPYNHLT, translated from the exons ATGctgagaaaatttgaaataaag GTAAATGAAGCATTGAAGACGCTGGACAGACCGATCATCGAGGATTTATGTTGGGGGAACGGCGTCAAGTTTTGGTGTTACTTTTGTCAGGAGGAATTTGAAGTTCATTTGAAGATGTTGACATCGACAGTGAGATACGGGAACCTACTGGAACATCTGAAGAG TTCAGGTCATGTTAGTTCTACTGATGGATTCTGGGGCGCTAATAAGCTGCATGTAAccgaaaaaaagattttcataCTATCTGAAGAAGAATATGAATC TTTTCAAGTAGCCGCTATGAAAGCTGTCCAGCGTTATGAAACAGCTAAATATCAAAGTTTACAACAG GATGGGGCTAAAATAATCGAAACAGAGCAGCATCAACAATCAGTGATTCATACAGCTCTACATCAACaggttgctgctgctgctactgctgcttcTGCTGCTGAG TCACAAAATAATATCCCGAATGGTCGAACGGAAGAAAGACTGATGACTTTTTCGAATCCACAG CCTTCTTGTTCGAATGGTGTCACGTCTTCATCTAGTTTTTCATTGACGGCAGCTGTAGATGATGGAATCTCAACTGAAATGCGTCCAAATATTGATGACTACTATGAGCAGG CTGAAAGAAACAGAAGTAAAAAGAATGATGCTAAAACCTGTCCTCGTGTCGATAAACCCTCATTTATGCCGATGTTAGAAAGGGTTTGGAATAAAAATGATGGCATCAAAAG GAAAGCCTTCAAGAATCAAATCAAGCGCGACATAAAGAACCTGAAGATTCCCGAATTAAAGCGAACATCAGTGAAACAATTAGCAGCAGAAACTGGTGTCAATCTATCAACACATTTACCTATTCATAACAGACGACCTTACAATCATCTGACGTag
- the LOC141906918 gene encoding centrosomal AT-AC splicing factor-like isoform X2 — MDKSSSNTSFVQFQRCVLCRRNHNQGKKHVYSKHHQETLKRMLRKFEIKVNEALKTLDRPIIEDLCWGNGVKFWCYFCQEEFEVHLKMLTSTVRYGNLLEHLKSSGHVSSTDGFWGANKLHVTEKKIFILSEEEYESFQVAAMKAVQRYETAKYQSLQQDGAKIIETEQHQQSVIHTALHQQVAAAATAASAAEPSCSNGVTSSSSFSLTAAVDDGISTEMRPNIDDYYEQAERNRSKKNDAKTCPRVDKPSFMPMLERVWNKNDGIKRKAFKNQIKRDIKNLKIPELKRTSVKQLAAETGVNLSTHLPIHNRRPYNHLT; from the exons ATGGATAAATCCAGCTCAAATACGAGTTTTGTGCAGTTCCAGCGATGCGTACTCTGTCGTAGGAATCACAATCAAGGCAAGAAGCACGTATACTCGAAACACCACCAGGAGACATTGAAAAGAATGctgagaaaatttgaaataaag GTAAATGAAGCATTGAAGACGCTGGACAGACCGATCATCGAGGATTTATGTTGGGGGAACGGCGTCAAGTTTTGGTGTTACTTTTGTCAGGAGGAATTTGAAGTTCATTTGAAGATGTTGACATCGACAGTGAGATACGGGAACCTACTGGAACATCTGAAGAG TTCAGGTCATGTTAGTTCTACTGATGGATTCTGGGGCGCTAATAAGCTGCATGTAAccgaaaaaaagattttcataCTATCTGAAGAAGAATATGAATC TTTTCAAGTAGCCGCTATGAAAGCTGTCCAGCGTTATGAAACAGCTAAATATCAAAGTTTACAACAG GATGGGGCTAAAATAATCGAAACAGAGCAGCATCAACAATCAGTGATTCATACAGCTCTACATCAACaggttgctgctgctgctactgctgcttcTGCTGCTGAG CCTTCTTGTTCGAATGGTGTCACGTCTTCATCTAGTTTTTCATTGACGGCAGCTGTAGATGATGGAATCTCAACTGAAATGCGTCCAAATATTGATGACTACTATGAGCAGG CTGAAAGAAACAGAAGTAAAAAGAATGATGCTAAAACCTGTCCTCGTGTCGATAAACCCTCATTTATGCCGATGTTAGAAAGGGTTTGGAATAAAAATGATGGCATCAAAAG GAAAGCCTTCAAGAATCAAATCAAGCGCGACATAAAGAACCTGAAGATTCCCGAATTAAAGCGAACATCAGTGAAACAATTAGCAGCAGAAACTGGTGTCAATCTATCAACACATTTACCTATTCATAACAGACGACCTTACAATCATCTGACGTag